From a region of the Daphnia pulicaria isolate SC F1-1A chromosome 1, SC_F0-13Bv2, whole genome shotgun sequence genome:
- the LOC124346384 gene encoding organic cation transporter protein-like codes for MTELWAGEFGRYQWIQYLLHLLPAFTGGVHMLSQVEVGATPRHRCLAVNDTILEYVGSCHYVSVRNETLPCKAWEYDRTYYESTIVTDWDLVCDRRWMASVSQSAYMLGALIASSLLGQLSDRLGRWKVLVPTGALQMVLATGCGFVQNYYLYVALRFLIAVNVSGAYMIGFVLTMEMAPDRYRTMIGFSFQLVFALGITVVAGWAYLVRHWPILQIIFGLHSSLMLLHWWFVDESPRWLFSQGRYQECDAIIRKMLIQNGKADAIPEQGFTIDQLQRALSTTTSDIGRQEPLEQATTNVTPVVVQEGGKEVTTVAVISSSDRKYGIVDLFKTPRLRSRTLNISLNWFANSLVYYGLTLNSGSLVGDPHLMLFISGIIEVPAYLLSAKIIDILGRRPVISFCLVSGGLACICTTYFPQSSFAWTTATTSVVMLGKSLISISFAIIYNYTAELFPTVVRSSAVGIGSTSARVSGTLTPLIFLLDSLDPKLPSVLFGIVALAAGFFSLYLPETRDSPLLHTLTEGEEFGVGDTGFARLCGGNKSSPDNERVFETAASTANIIQLESQKE; via the exons ATGACGGAACTCTGGGCGG GTGAATTTGGACGCTACCAATGGATTCAGTACTTGCTGCACCTTTTGCCGGCCTTCACAG GTGGAGTGCATATGCTGTCGCAAGTGGAAGTAGGAGCCACGCCCAGACACAG ATGTCTGGCGGTGAACGACACTATATTAGAGTACGTCGGATCGTGCCACTACGTCTCGGTGCGGAACGAAACTCTACCCTGCAAAGCGTGGGAATACGATCGCACTTATTATGAATCAACCATCGTTACCGAT TGGGATTTGGTGTGTGACCGGAGGTGGATGGCCTCAGTATCGCAATCTGCCTACATGTTAGGCGCTCTTATTGCAAGCTCGTTGCTCGGCCAGTTGTCGGACAG gTTGGGTCGCTGGAAAGTGTTGGTCCCAACTGGAGCACTTCAGATGGTCTTGGCCACCGGCTGCGGGTTCGTCCAGAATTATTACCTTTACGTTGCGCTTCGTTTCCTCATCGCAGTGAACGTTAGTGGAGCTTACATGATTGGTTTCGTCTTGA CGATGGAAATGGCGCCAGACCGATACCGGACCATGATTGGCTTCAGCTTCCAGTTGGTGTTTGCGCTCGGGATCACAGTTGTTGCTGGATGGGCATATTTAGTCCGCCATTGGCCCATTTTGCAAATCATCTTCGGGCTACACAGTTCGCTGATGCTTCTTCATTGGTG gttCGTGGACGAATCGCCACGTTGGCTGTTTTCTCAGGGGCGTTATCAAGAATGCGACGCCATCATCCGCAAGATGCTAATCCAAAACGGCAAGGCCGACGCCATCCCCGAGCAAGGCTTCACAATTGATCAGCTCCAGCGGGCCTTGAGCACAACGACGTCGGACATCGGACGTCAGGAGCCACTTGAACAGGCAACTACCAATGTCACTCCCGTTGTAGTGCAGGAAGGTGGGAAAGAGGTGACGACCGTGGCCGTCATCTCCTCCAGCGATCGCAAATACGGCATCGTCGATCTTTTCAAAACGCCAAGATTGAGAAGCAGAACGCTCAACATTTCTCTTAATTG GTTTGCCAACAGTTTGGTCTACTACGGATTGACGTTGAATTCGGGATCGCTGGTGGGCGACCCCCATTTGATGCTCTTCATCAGCGGCATCATCGAAGTGCCCGCCTATCTCTTGTCGGCCAAGATCATTGACATACTTGGACGTCGGCCAGTCATCAGTTTCTGCCTCGTTTCCGGTGGTCTGGCCTGCATCTGCACCACGTATTTTCCTCAAA GTAGCTTCGCCTGGACGACGGCCACCACCAGCGTGGTCATGCTCGGGAAATCCCTCATATCCATTTCGTTTGCCATCATCTACAATTACACGGCCGAGCTCTTCCCAACG GTGGTTCGTAGTTCAGCGGTTGGTATCGGCTCGACTTCCGCCAGAGTTTCCGGCACTCTAACTCCGCTTATCTTCCTATTG GATTCATTGGACCCGAAATTACCATCCGTCTTGTTTGGTATAGTGGCTCTAGCCGCCGGCTTCTTCTCG CTGTACCTGCCCGAGACTCGAGACAGCCCGCTGTTGCACACTCTGACAGAAGGCGAGGAATTTGGCGTCGGAGATACGGGCTTCGCTCGACTCTGTGGGGGCAATAAGTCTTCGCCAGATAATGAACGAGTATTTGAGACCGCCGCCTCGACGGCCAACATCATCCAGCTCGAATCGCAAAAAGAATGA
- the LOC124347290 gene encoding 5-methylcytosine rRNA methyltransferase NSUN4-like, whose protein sequence is MFARKWRSVSKLQQIAVCSGNFPQFFVSKRHKFDKREANLWSKTNTDRALDHFDDFYGTFYGDLWPATRLAMLSTPKHCALVNYYGDYNETIEKLKNMGCMDIQELFEQSRSKKTKTRKTPENMPTDVLEKEAGVEDEDSENFQELTDDRVISPGQTTSAYLNFVPTTKLKGMEEWLEEEDQFEYVKPTYDFVVEKQKDERLDFPSLLKAFVFPRGDISRFPSPKKSTFGTSNYYLMDAASLLPVLALNLQPTESVLDLCAAPGGKSLAILQTLYPNRLVCNDITISRISRLNNVLKQYLGQTQTWKQHLEVRKSDALHWSEFDAFDKVLVDVPCTNDRHSVMEDDNNYFKKDRMKERISLPETQSALLCAGVRACKPGGTIVYSTCSLSPIQNDGVVHMAIKQLKEMYKIDTVVKDMSMTTRHFRFLCRFAPSSSLRYGQVALPSIVNNFGPMYISKLQRVI, encoded by the exons ATGTTCGCTCGCAAGTGGCGTTCAGTCTCGAAATTGCAGCAAATAGCTGTCTGTAGTGGGAATTTCCCACAATTTTTTGTCAGCAAGCGGCACAAGTTTGACAAAAGAGAAGCT aacTTGTGGTCCAAAACCAACACAGACAGAGCCCTGGATCATTTCGATGATTTTTACGGTACATTTTATGGAGACCTTTGGCCAGCAACAAGACTTGCAATGCTGTCTACACCTAAACATTGTGCTTTAGTTAATTACTACGGTGACTATAACGAAACTATTGAAAAGCTCAAG AATATGGGGTGCATGGATATTCAAGAACTTTTTGAACAAAGCCGttccaaaaaaaccaaaacacggAAAACCCCAGAAAACATGCCTACTGATGTCCTCGAAAAGGAAGCTGGTGTTGAAGATGAGGATAGTGAAAACTTTCAAGAGCTCACAGATGACAGAGTCATCTCTCCTGGTCAGACAACTTCTGCCTACTTGAATTTTGTTCcgacaacaaaattaaaagggATGGAAGAGTGGCTAGAGGAAGAAGATCAGTTTGAATATGTCAAGCCAACTTACGACTTTGTGGTTGAAAAGCAAAAAGACGAACGCCTGGATTTCCCTTCTCTGCTCAAAGCGTTTGTTTTTCCACGAGGGGACATCTCGCGATTTCCTTCCCCTAAAAAAAGTACTTTTGGTACTTCCA ATTATTACTTGATGGACGCTGCATCTCTACTTCCCGTATTGGCGCTGAACCTACAGCCAACTGAGTCTGTCTTGGATTTATGTGCAGCACCAGGAGGGAAATCCCTGGCCATATTACAGACACTCTATCcaa ACAGACTTGTCTGCAATGACATTACGATTTCGCGGATTTCGCGCCTTAATAATGTGCTGAAGCAATATCTTGGGCAGACGCAAACCTGGAAGCAACATCTAGAGGTCCGAAAATCGGATGCTTTGCACTGGTCTGAATTTGATGCCTTCGATAAAGTCCTGGTGGATGTGCCCTGTACCAATGACAGGCATTCAGTCATGGAGGATGACAATAATTATTTCAAGAAAGATCGAATGAAAGAACGGATAAGTTTGCCTGAAACTCAGTCAGCTCTCCTCTG CGCCGGAGTTCGAGCGTGTAAGCCCGGTGGCACTATCGTCTATTCCACCTGCAGCCTTTCGCCGATTCAGAATGACGGTGTCGTTCATATGGCAATAAAGCAACTCAAGGAAATGTACAAAATCGACACGGTCGTCAA GGATATGTCGATGACGACTAGACATTTTAGGTTCCTCTGCCGTTTTGCCCCATCATCCTCACTCCGTTACGGCCAGGTGGCGCTTCCTTCCATTGTCAACAACTTCGGACCCATGTACATATCCAAGTTGCAGCGAGTCATTTAA
- the LOC124348936 gene encoding ubiquitin-conjugating enzyme E2 J1-like, with translation MENKYNMKSPAVKRLMREAQELSQPTAEYFAQPVEDNLFEWHFSVRGPADSDFEGGVYHGRISLPPEYPLKPPSIMLLTPNGRFEVNRKICLSISGHHPESWLPSWSIRTALLAIIGFMPSPGMGAIASLDYTQEERQRLAKKSLEFVCPECGKILNLLQEPSQLTTNENEAVQAEAREIAAQVTMKGESNNENPTEEPASNTEEPIGVIQPPPPPSQQVQTASTNINNDLTYNYIIAAIIVALAILLFRRFASGTSAA, from the exons atggaaaacaaatacaacATGAAAAGTCCTG CTGTGAAAAGGCTGATGAGAGAAGCTCAAGAGCTATCACAGCCAACTGCTGAATATTTTGCCCAGCCTGTAGAAGACAATTTGTTTGAATGGCATTTCTCTGTAAGAGGTCCGGCCGACTCTGATTTTGAAGGTGGAGTGTATCATGGAAGGATATCCCTCCCTCCTGAATACCCTTTGAAACCGCCAAGCATAATGCTTCTGACA CCTAATGGAAGATTTGAAGTCAATCGCAAAATATGTCTTAGTATATCTGGTCACCATCCTGAATCTTGGCTTCCTTCTTGGTCCATAAGGACAGCATTACTAGCTATTATTGGATTCATGCCATCTCCTGGTATGGGAGCCATCGCATCTCTGGACTACACACAAGAAGAAAGACAAAGGCTGGCTAAAAAATCGCTAGAATTTGTTTGCCCAGAATGTGGGAAAATTTTGAATCTTCTCCAAGAGCCCAGTCAGCTGACGACAAACGAAAACGAAGCCGTTCAAGCAGAAGCCCGAGAGATCGCAGCTCAGGTTACAATGAAGGGTGAATCGAACAACGAAAACCCGACTGAAGAACCTGCATCAAACACTGAAGAGCCGATTGGTGTCATCCAGCCGCCCCCACCACCATCCCAGCAAGTACAAACAGCGAGCACCAATATTAATAATGATCTTACCTATAACTACATAATCGCGGCCATCATCGTGGCTTTGGCAATCCTTTTGTTCCGTCGATTTGCTTCGGGTACGAGTGCTGCCTGA
- the LOC124348818 gene encoding glycine, alanine and asparagine-rich protein-like: protein MRIAICFMIFGFVAVLHASAIKEAESSDESKIDEQAREKRGFASGGGGYGGGGGGYGGGAGGGAGGYGVGYGGAAAIAQEAANAAKAAQNAQAGAASQAAQQAQATLAAQAVQAAQQAQAVVAAKQAQAAQISQAAQAAQAAAFAESAQAAQAAQAVQAAEATKVQALQQAQALAGAAKAAQSHAAQAVASLQAAQAQQASQAQMAYQAQSNAQALAYKQQASLADLAAAQQAANKAYSAAQAAQATAVGGGGSYGGFGGGYGGGHGGCPGC, encoded by the exons ATGAGGATCGCTATTTGCTTCATGATTTTCG GTTTCGTAGCCGTACTTCACGCATCTGCTATTAAAGAAGCTGAATCTTCTGACGAGTCTAAAATTGACGAACAAGCACGT GAAAAACGTGGATTTGCGAGCGGCGGAGGTGGATATGGGGGTGGAGGCGGAGGATATGGAGGAGGAGCCGGAGGAGGAGCTGGTGGATACGGGGTCGGTTATGGTGGAGCGGCTGCTATCGCTCAGGAAGCCGCAAATGCCGCAAAAGCTGCCCAGAATGCCCAAGCCGGAGCTGCATCTCAGGCCGCCCAACAAGCGCAAGCGACTCTCGCCGCCCAGGCCGTCCAGGCTGCCCAACAGGCCCAGGCCGTAGTTGCAGCTAAACAAGCCCAGGCTGCCCAGATTTCACAGGCCGCTCAAGCCGCACAAGCCGCCGCATTTGCCGAATCTGCCCAGGCTGCCCAGGCTGCTCAGGCCGTTCAGGCTGCCGAAGCCACCAAAGTCCAGGCTTTGCAACAGGCTCAAGCTCTGGCCGGTGCTGCCAAGGCCGCCCAGTCTCACGCTGCCCAGGCTGTCGCTTCCCTTCAGGCCGCCCAGGCACAACAGGCGTCTCAGGCACAGATGGCGTATCAAGCCCAATCGAACGCCCAGGCATTGGCTTACAAGCAACAGGCTTCACTGGCCGATCTTGCCGCTGCCCAGCAAGCGGCCAACAAGGCCTATTCCGCCGCCCAGGCCGCTCAAGCCACAGCTGTTGGTGGTGGCGGTTCTTATGGTGGATTCGGCGGTGGATATggtggtggccatggaggatGTCCTGGTTGTTAA